The DNA segment ATTGAGTTTCTTGTCTCAAGCGAGGCCGCGAAGGCGAGTGCTCGGCAGTCCTCTTTGGCAATAGATCTTGGCTGTGGCACGGGCTGTATCGGACTTTCGATTGCAGCCGCCGTACCCACCGCCAAAGTCATCTTGGTCGATTTTTCCGCGGAAGCTTTAGAGGTGGCGAAACGAAACGCCGTTAGGCTCGGCGTCGAAGATCGCTGTGAATTCCGTCATGCCGACGCGAGTTTGGTTGACGAACGTCTTGCAGATCTTTCGGGCTTGGCCGATGTGGTAGTTGCGAATCCTCCTTACATCGATCCAGCCGATGAAAGAATAGAAAAAAACGTGAGGCAATTCGAACCGCATTCAGCACTTTTTGCCGGAACGCCTGGGCAAAAAGGTCTTGAACAAATTGAGTCGTGGTCCAAAACCGCAGTAAGTTTAACGCTGAAAACAGGTTGCGCGATTTTTGAAATAGGCGACGGGCAAGGCGCCGAGGCACTTCAGTTTTTTAAAGATGCCGGCTGGGCGGAACTAGAGCTGGTTCGCGATCATTCGGATCGCGAAAGAATGATCGTGGGGGTACATCATGGATAAAATGCGAATTGTTGGTGGTCGAGTTCTTCGCGGCACAGTGAAGACAAGTGGCGCAAAAAATAGTGCACTGAAACTTCTGTTCGCCAGTCTTTTGGCCGACGGTCGTCACACATTTCACAACGTTCCAAAATTGATGGATGTTGATTCGTCCGCGAATCTTTTGGAAAGCCTTGGTTGTAAAGTCGAGCGGCGCGATCGCACGGTCATCGTCGATGTAAAACCGCCAGAAAGTTTTGAAGCGCACTATGACCTCGTCCGGAAAATGCGAGCGAGTATTCTTTGCCTCGGCCCGTTGTTAGCGAAATACGGGCAGGCACAAGTCAGTCTTCCCGGTGGATGCGCAATCGGGACACGTCCAATAAATCTTCACCTTGATGGGATGAAGGCGATGGGGGCCGAAATCGAACTTCGGGGCGGCTACGTGCATGCTTCTGCAAAACGTCTGAAAGGCGCAAACATTCTCTTCGAATTTGCGACCGTCGGCGGTACCGAAAACATCATGATGGCCGCGACATTGGCTGACGGTGTTACGACAATTGAAAACGCCGCGAAAGAACCCGAGATTGTCGACCTCGCTAACTATCTGAAAAAGATGGGTGCGAAAATCGAAGGCGCAGGAACCAGCATCATTCGCATCGAAGGTGTCGA comes from the Deltaproteobacteria bacterium genome and includes:
- the prmC gene encoding peptide chain release factor N(5)-glutamine methyltransferase; its protein translation is MPTVGEIVKKTTVFFHDKGISSARLDSELLIARALGWERLQVFLKFDYPLSDEEMEKCRDLVRRRSKGEPVAYILGEKGFYEHTFEVTPATLIPRPETEMLVERAIEFLVSSEAAKASARQSSLAIDLGCGTGCIGLSIAAAVPTAKVILVDFSAEALEVAKRNAVRLGVEDRCEFRHADASLVDERLADLSGLADVVVANPPYIDPADERIEKNVRQFEPHSALFAGTPGQKGLEQIESWSKTAVSLTLKTGCAIFEIGDGQGAEALQFFKDAGWAELELVRDHSDRERMIVGVHHG
- the murA gene encoding UDP-N-acetylglucosamine 1-carboxyvinyltransferase, whose product is MDKMRIVGGRVLRGTVKTSGAKNSALKLLFASLLADGRHTFHNVPKLMDVDSSANLLESLGCKVERRDRTVIVDVKPPESFEAHYDLVRKMRASILCLGPLLAKYGQAQVSLPGGCAIGTRPINLHLDGMKAMGAEIELRGGYVHASAKRLKGANILFEFATVGGTENIMMAATLADGVTTIENAAKEPEIVDLANYLKKMGAKIEGAGTSIIRIEGVEKLKPAEHSVIPDRIEAGTLIIAGAIAGGDVTVSDCVPEHLDALLNKLREAGYGIETAANSVRIRSTGGARCVDVTTAPHPGFPTDLQAQFMALMCVSEGVSVITETVFENRFMHVTELQRLGADITPKSRVAVVRGKPGGLEGAPVMATDLRASASLVLAGLAARGETVVGRIYHLDRGYENLELKLASLGASIERIKSDDREPAEA